Genomic window (Aquimarina sp. BL5):
CTACGGGAATAGATGAAGTAACTCCTCCGGTAACATTAAACTTATCTTGATTTTCTGTCCATAGGGTATTGATACCATCCATCATATTTCCATCACCAACTAACTTTAATCCAAAGTAAGGAATTAACAGTCCTCCTATTAATAATCCGATAGCGTTTATAAGATCTGATACTGCAACCGCTTTTAATCCTCCGAAAATAGCATATATGACCCCTATAAGTCCGATGCTCCATACACAAAGCCAAATAGTAGAAGATTTAGACCAGCCTAATAATACTGGTAGGTCAAACATTGTACTAAAGGCTAGTGAACCAGAATAGAGAATTGTAGGTAGTAGCACGATACTAAACGCTACCAGAAATAAAACAGATAATATTGCTTTTGTATTTTCGTCAAAACGTTTTTCTATAAACTCCGGAATTGTAGTAATACCACCTTTCATGTATTTCGGAAGTAGCCAAATAGCTGTTAGTACCATAGCAATAGCAGCTAATGTCTCCCATGCCATCACTAAGACTCCTTCTGTAAAAGCCTGCCCATTAAGTCCCACAATCTGTTCTGCTGATAAGTTTGTAAGTAATAATGAACCTGCAATGGTTATGGCGCCAAGACTCCTACCTCCTAGATAGTAACCGTCAGCTGATTTTTCGTCAGTGCTCCTGGTTTTCCACCAAGCATATATTGCTACAAGTAATGTAAATCCAATAAAAGAAAATATTCCCATTTGTGTTATATGTTAAATGAATTTAGAAAATCTAGTGATTTACTGTTTTAATTTTAAGCGATTTCATGTTCATAATATGTGGATGCATCTTGCAATAATAAATCCAAATATTTATTTTCGTTTTCTAGACGTTGTTCATCCCATTCTAAATATTTTATAAGATCTTCTTGTACCATAGATCGATATTGACGAACACTATCGATACCAAAGTATAATCTTCCGGTTCGTCGTACAAAAAAATCAGCCAAACCATTAATCATCTCATGATGTACTCCATACCATACTTCTGACCGAATTAATTTTTCTTCGATTGAATCATTTAAAAAATAACCTACTTTATTTATGATAGTATTTGCCTGTTTACCGTATGTGGTGGCTAGATACCATCCGTAGTATTCATCCTGTACGTTTAGTTCTTTTAATTGTTGATTGATTTCCAGAAGATATTTCTCTACTTCTTCGGTATCTTTAAGAGGATCACTTGTAAGAGGAATATTTTGAGTAAACGATTTTGAAAACTGCTCTCTTTTCTTAGAACTCATTGTTTTCAGAACTGTATCAATCGTACGTTGCGCCATTTTTCGGTACCCAGTAAGTTTTCCTCCAGCAATCGAAATTAACCCTGTTTTAGAAACAAAAATTTCATCCTTTCTCGATAATTCTGAAGGGTCTTTGCCATCTTCATGGATAAGTGGTCTGAGTCCAGCCCAATTGGATTCTATGTCATCTATAGTAAGTTGTACGGTTGGAAACATATTATTTACTGCATCTAATAAATATTGAGCATCTTCCTGTGTAGCTACTACACGATTTAGGTTAGCTTTGTAGTTGGTGTCAGTAGTTCCAACGTATGTTGCTCGACCTCTTGGAATAGCAAAAATCATTCTTCCATCTGGTACATCGAAGTATACGGATTGTGTAAGCGGAAACTGTTCTCTGGAAAAAACAATGTGCACTCCTTTAGTAAGATGTAAGTGTTTGTTATTCATAGAATGATCCTTTTCTCGTAATAAATCTACCCAAGGACCGGCTGCCGAAACGTAATTTCGCGCTTTGATAATAAATCTTTTTTGTGAATTATGATCTAAACATTCTAAGCTTTTGATCTTTCCTTCATCATCATAGTTAAAAGTTGTCATTTCACAATAATTGATGATATTGGCTCCATAAGAGGCTGCTTTTTTCAGAAGCTCAACAGTAAGCCTTGCGTCATCAGTTCGGTACTCCGCGTAATAACCTCCCCCAGTAAGCCCATTTTTATTTAATAATGGTTCTTTGGTGACCGTTTCCTCTATACTTAGCATTTTTCGCTTATCATCTCCTTCTACATTTGCCAAGAAATCATACACTTTTAACCCTATGGCTGTCATCATTTTTCCATAGGTTCCTCCTTCTATCAATGGTAACAACATCTTTTCTGGTACTACCAGATGAGGGGCAAGTTTATGAACAGTAGCCCGTTCGCTTCCGGATTCTTTTACAAGTGCAATTTCCATTTGTTTAAGATATCGTAATCCACCGTGAATAAGCTTTGTCGATTTGTTACTGGTTCCAGAAGCAAAGTCGTTTTTTTCTACTAAACAGACTTTTAGTCCTCTAGAAGCCGCGTCCAAAGCAATTCCTGCTCCTGTGACTCCTCCACCAATAATAATAAGGTCATATTTAGTTGTCTGAGCTTTTTGTAATTGTATATGTCGATCAAGAATAGAAAATCGAATGGGACCTTCCTCTTTAGCAGAGAGCATTTTGGCATTAGAAGACTTTGTGCGTTCTACCGCTTCTTTCCATCCACTGTATTTTCTGTTTCGCTCATGTTCTGTAATCTGGGGTTTAAACTTGGTATCTACAATTCTAATTTTTGAAATATCCTTTTTTGTCCAAACCCCAGCTTTTATCCCTGCCAGGAATGCAGCACCAAGTGCTGTTACTTCTAACATTGCAGGCCGATCTACTTCTACATTTAGAATGTCTGCCTGAAATTGCATTAAATAGCTGTTATTAGATGCTCCACCATCTACTTTAAGTTCTTTCATAAGTTTGCCACTATCTTCTATCATTGCGTCTAACACATCCCTAGTTTGATAGGCTAAGGCATCTACGGTGGCTTTTATGATTTCATTTTTTCCTGAATCCAGTGTCAGTCCGTAAATAGCTCCTTTCGCATTCATATCCCAATAAGGAGCTCCTAAACCTGCAAATGCGGGTACTACGTATAACCC
Coding sequences:
- the glpK gene encoding glycerol kinase GlpK translates to MNKKYIIAFDQGTTSTRAIIFDNKGTIRGIAQKELTQHYPKSGWVEHDPIEIFRHQQEVFEEVLSESKISTDEIAGVGITNQRETTVVWDKTTGKPIYNAIVWLDKRTSKICKNLKSIGLEDYISKNTGLVIDSYFSGTKLKWILDNVEGAREKAERGDLLFGTIDTWLIWKFTNGAKHVTDHSNVSRTMLYNIIRLEWDETMLNALNVPRNMLPEVQHSSSDFGNISYQGKEIPIYGVAGDQQASLFGQGGYKSGIAKNTYGTGCFLLLNTGKKAYQSKNGLLTTLCCSLPEDNIKYALEGSVFVGGASVQWLRDKLQVITKASETEEICKSTPSSEGLYVVPAFAGLGAPYWDMNAKGAIYGLTLDSGKNEIIKATVDALAYQTRDVLDAMIEDSGKLMKELKVDGGASNNSYLMQFQADILNVEVDRPAMLEVTALGAAFLAGIKAGVWTKKDISKIRIVDTKFKPQITEHERNRKYSGWKEAVERTKSSNAKMLSAKEEGPIRFSILDRHIQLQKAQTTKYDLIIIGGGVTGAGIALDAASRGLKVCLVEKNDFASGTSNKSTKLIHGGLRYLKQMEIALVKESGSERATVHKLAPHLVVPEKMLLPLIEGGTYGKMMTAIGLKVYDFLANVEGDDKRKMLSIEETVTKEPLLNKNGLTGGGYYAEYRTDDARLTVELLKKAASYGANIINYCEMTTFNYDDEGKIKSLECLDHNSQKRFIIKARNYVSAAGPWVDLLREKDHSMNNKHLHLTKGVHIVFSREQFPLTQSVYFDVPDGRMIFAIPRGRATYVGTTDTNYKANLNRVVATQEDAQYLLDAVNNMFPTVQLTIDDIESNWAGLRPLIHEDGKDPSELSRKDEIFVSKTGLISIAGGKLTGYRKMAQRTIDTVLKTMSSKKREQFSKSFTQNIPLTSDPLKDTEEVEKYLLEINQQLKELNVQDEYYGWYLATTYGKQANTIINKVGYFLNDSIEEKLIRSEVWYGVHHEMINGLADFFVRRTGRLYFGIDSVRQYRSMVQEDLIKYLEWDEQRLENENKYLDLLLQDASTYYEHEIA